The following proteins are co-located in the Microbulbifer sp. VAAF005 genome:
- a CDS encoding TatD family hydrolase: MKFIDSHCHFDFEVFSLDRDQVWQRCLNAGIDRVIIPGVCEAQWQSLGALVSEQPGWMMAAGVHPWWVKKIPQDSSWRENLMELGVRLSESLEKYSCVAVGECGLDASIGTELNKQEDILKLHLEIASNHELPIILHVHRAHNELLRLLKQFKLPRGGVIHAFSGSEQMAQEYWKRGFYLGIGGTITYPRAAKTRRAVSRAPMERLLLESDAPDMPLSGQQGMRNSPENLSKIAQALADLRGVSVREIANATCRNTEKLFSL; the protein is encoded by the coding sequence GTGAAATTTATAGACAGCCATTGCCACTTTGATTTTGAGGTTTTTTCTCTGGACCGGGACCAGGTGTGGCAAAGATGTCTCAATGCCGGAATAGATAGGGTCATTATCCCTGGCGTTTGCGAGGCTCAGTGGCAGTCGTTGGGCGCTCTGGTATCGGAACAGCCCGGTTGGATGATGGCTGCTGGTGTTCACCCTTGGTGGGTGAAGAAAATCCCGCAAGATTCCAGCTGGCGGGAAAACCTGATGGAGTTGGGAGTACGGCTTAGTGAGAGCCTTGAGAAATACTCATGTGTCGCTGTTGGAGAGTGTGGCTTGGATGCCTCTATCGGCACTGAATTGAATAAGCAGGAAGATATTCTCAAGCTTCATTTGGAGATTGCTAGTAACCATGAACTGCCGATTATTCTGCATGTTCACCGGGCCCACAATGAACTCCTGAGGCTGTTAAAGCAATTCAAGCTCCCGCGAGGAGGTGTGATCCACGCTTTCAGTGGAAGTGAGCAAATGGCGCAAGAGTACTGGAAGCGCGGTTTCTATCTGGGTATCGGTGGAACAATTACTTACCCACGGGCAGCGAAAACCCGACGGGCTGTGTCACGTGCGCCGATGGAGAGATTACTGCTTGAGTCGGACGCCCCGGATATGCCCCTTTCAGGTCAGCAGGGTATGCGTAATAGCCCTGAAAACCTTTCTAAAATTGCACAAGCACTGGCTGATTTGCGGGGAGTTTCCGTGCGGGAAATCGCCAATGCTACCTGTCGAAATACTGAGAAGTTATTTTCCCTATGA
- a CDS encoding LysE family translocator, producing MIESLLPIALFAFSASITPGPNNLMIMSSGLNHGIYSSTPHLLGIWLGFPAMVVAIGLGLGTAFNHFPFLHEVIRWAGITYLLYLAWIIGSTREMGSGNSSQPLSFTQAMAFQWINPKGWIMATGALAAFTNPGTEIWSGVVKVALAFITIGGPCVAIWLFFGVGLKRFLTEPRYLRRFNIAMGLLLAASVIPLALEGLTPFGTAT from the coding sequence GTGATTGAATCTCTTTTGCCGATCGCCCTTTTTGCTTTCTCAGCCAGTATTACACCGGGCCCTAATAACCTGATGATTATGTCCTCAGGACTCAATCACGGCATCTACAGTTCAACACCTCACCTACTGGGAATTTGGCTGGGATTTCCCGCCATGGTGGTTGCCATTGGCTTGGGACTGGGAACAGCCTTCAATCACTTCCCTTTTCTGCATGAAGTTATTCGCTGGGCAGGCATTACCTATTTACTCTACCTGGCATGGATAATTGGTTCGACCCGGGAAATGGGTTCTGGAAATTCAAGCCAACCCCTGAGCTTTACCCAGGCGATGGCTTTTCAGTGGATCAATCCTAAAGGCTGGATTATGGCCACTGGAGCACTGGCTGCTTTCACCAATCCCGGCACAGAAATATGGTCAGGAGTTGTTAAGGTTGCACTGGCATTTATCACCATTGGCGGGCCTTGTGTTGCCATTTGGCTATTCTTTGGCGTTGGGCTAAAACGGTTCCTGACTGAACCACGCTACTTGCGACGCTTTAACATTGCTATGGGATTGTTGCTTGCTGCAAGCGTTATCCCCCTGGCCCTTGAGGGGCTTACCCCCTTTGGCACAGCCACCTGA
- a CDS encoding acyltransferase family protein yields MQSITQRRHDIDALRVLAFGLLILYHLGMAYVAEWGWHVKSSYQSEPLQLVMLAVNQWRMPLLFLISGAASYFLFHKLGTGDYLLRRMKQLLIPLAFGMLVVVPPQAYYEALSNGIVEPGYLSFLLKYFSFSPWPENAFAGSEFGLTWNHLWYLPYLACYTLALIPLALWFKHQRWLGRFMENIKSWQLLILPLVPMMVYGLVLFPRFGGINYAVVDDWYTHARFFTYFFCGYLLVSSNAPWEILARLRNRLVIAAPLTFALYLLFDRVLPDSSIPAQKILLFTVIYTNRWVWILAVLACAYQFFNKQFRWLPYATEAVYPWYILHQTITVIAVYQLGQLALGPILEPLLVLLITIFGCWASYEFIIRRNPVLRPLFGLKPISNIGPIAVEPPIPRSS; encoded by the coding sequence ATGCAATCAATAACACAGAGACGCCACGATATTGACGCCCTTCGTGTACTAGCCTTTGGCCTACTTATTCTCTACCACCTGGGAATGGCCTATGTCGCGGAATGGGGGTGGCATGTAAAAAGCAGCTACCAAAGCGAGCCACTACAACTGGTAATGCTAGCGGTTAACCAGTGGCGGATGCCGTTGTTGTTCCTGATTTCAGGTGCAGCCAGCTATTTTCTCTTCCACAAGCTGGGCACTGGGGATTACTTACTGAGAAGAATGAAACAACTATTGATTCCGCTGGCATTTGGAATGCTGGTGGTGGTTCCACCCCAGGCCTACTATGAAGCGCTAAGCAACGGCATTGTTGAGCCTGGATACTTATCATTCCTGCTGAAGTACTTCTCGTTCAGCCCCTGGCCAGAGAATGCCTTTGCTGGGAGTGAGTTTGGCCTGACCTGGAACCATCTGTGGTATCTACCCTATCTGGCATGCTACACCCTGGCCCTTATTCCTCTAGCCCTGTGGTTTAAACACCAACGGTGGCTGGGCCGATTCATGGAGAATATTAAATCTTGGCAACTGCTAATTCTGCCGCTTGTACCCATGATGGTGTACGGCCTGGTCCTATTTCCGCGCTTTGGTGGGATAAACTATGCCGTCGTCGACGACTGGTACACCCATGCCAGATTTTTTACTTATTTCTTCTGCGGCTACTTGCTGGTCAGCAGTAACGCCCCCTGGGAAATACTGGCAAGACTGCGCAACCGCTTGGTTATTGCAGCGCCCCTCACTTTCGCCCTATATCTATTATTTGATCGAGTACTACCTGATAGCAGTATTCCCGCCCAAAAAATACTGCTTTTTACTGTTATCTATACAAATCGATGGGTATGGATCCTGGCTGTTTTAGCCTGCGCTTATCAATTTTTCAATAAGCAATTCCGCTGGTTACCCTATGCCACTGAAGCGGTTTATCCCTGGTATATCCTCCATCAAACCATTACCGTAATCGCTGTGTATCAATTAGGGCAACTCGCCCTGGGGCCCATCCTGGAGCCCTTACTAGTATTATTAATCACTATTTTTGGCTGCTGGGCTTCATATGAATTTATCATCCGAAGAAATCCAGTTTTGCGGCCGCTGTTTGGTTTAAAGCCTATTTCCAATATCGGGCCTATTGCGGTGGAGCCCCCCATACCCCGCTCCAGTTAA
- a CDS encoding aminotransferase class V-fold PLP-dependent enzyme, with product MSFSAESFRQSFPLFAQEENKELVYLDNAATTQKPEAVINAVRDYYVHSNANTHRSSHRLARKATEMVERVRRQAAQFVNAASTREIVFCRGATEALNLLAHSLCSELQAGDEIVISTAEHHANIIPWQMAAKRFNLSLRYVPHVAGVPEFDRLGEVLNERTRIVSLTGGSNALGLRPDLAAVRQLLRRKHLMWIVDGAQLAAHEVIDVQKIGCDFFVSSAHKFYGPSGIGFLYGRETLLESMPPWLGGGEMISDVELETSHYAGLPHKFEAGTSPLAAIAGLGAALEFLEQQDRVAIAAHEQKLVRWIHRELIASPNFRVISQVRHNLGIVSFVPIHGSAADLMHWLDERDIAVRVGHHCAQLLGKESGDLVTVRASVAAYNTDSDIQAFLQALEEYCEIQKSIEQGDSIQSDEWARDDFSSLLLESLVSQRNWQGRYRELMLWSKTIARKPEIRTEENLVRGCESAAWLAHRTEGGRHYFGLESDSRVVKGLGALLLSQIDGRTATEIRERDLSLLFAELGLGKHLSESRSNGFYALLQRALNLVEQTSH from the coding sequence ATGAGTTTTTCCGCTGAATCATTCAGGCAGTCATTTCCCCTCTTTGCTCAAGAGGAGAATAAGGAGTTGGTATACCTGGATAATGCTGCAACGACGCAGAAGCCAGAGGCAGTGATTAATGCTGTACGCGATTACTATGTGCACAGCAATGCCAATACGCATCGCTCCAGTCACCGTTTGGCGCGTAAGGCTACAGAAATGGTGGAGCGAGTGCGTCGCCAAGCGGCACAGTTTGTTAATGCTGCCAGCACAAGGGAAATTGTATTTTGTCGCGGTGCTACTGAGGCATTGAATTTGTTGGCGCACAGCCTGTGTAGTGAGTTGCAGGCTGGGGACGAAATTGTCATCTCAACAGCGGAGCACCATGCAAATATTATCCCTTGGCAGATGGCGGCCAAGCGATTCAATTTGAGTTTGCGCTATGTACCCCATGTAGCGGGTGTCCCGGAATTTGATCGCCTGGGAGAAGTGCTGAATGAGCGCACAAGAATTGTATCCCTGACCGGCGGTTCCAACGCACTCGGATTGCGGCCGGACCTGGCTGCAGTGAGGCAATTGCTGCGCAGAAAGCACTTGATGTGGATTGTTGATGGCGCCCAGTTGGCAGCTCATGAAGTGATTGATGTACAGAAAATTGGCTGTGATTTTTTTGTTTCCTCCGCACATAAGTTTTATGGCCCATCAGGAATTGGTTTCTTATACGGTAGGGAAACACTTTTGGAGTCTATGCCGCCATGGCTGGGTGGTGGAGAAATGATCTCCGATGTTGAGCTTGAAACGAGTCATTATGCAGGCTTGCCGCACAAATTTGAGGCAGGCACTTCTCCGCTGGCGGCAATAGCGGGTCTTGGAGCGGCACTGGAATTTCTTGAGCAGCAAGATCGGGTCGCAATAGCGGCGCATGAGCAGAAATTGGTGCGATGGATACATCGCGAACTGATAGCGTCCCCCAATTTTAGGGTTATCAGCCAAGTGCGCCACAATCTGGGTATTGTCTCTTTTGTGCCTATTCATGGTAGCGCTGCCGATTTAATGCACTGGCTGGACGAGCGCGATATTGCAGTGAGAGTAGGCCATCACTGTGCACAATTGTTAGGTAAAGAGAGCGGTGATTTGGTGACGGTCCGAGCATCAGTCGCAGCCTACAATACCGATAGTGATATTCAGGCTTTTTTGCAGGCCCTGGAAGAGTATTGTGAGATCCAGAAGTCAATTGAACAGGGGGATAGTATTCAGAGTGATGAATGGGCCAGGGATGATTTTTCCTCGTTATTACTCGAGAGTTTGGTTTCCCAGCGCAACTGGCAGGGACGTTATAGAGAATTAATGCTGTGGAGTAAAACTATTGCCCGAAAGCCCGAGATACGTACCGAAGAAAACCTGGTGCGGGGTTGTGAGTCTGCAGCTTGGTTAGCGCACCGGACAGAGGGTGGTAGGCACTATTTTGGATTGGAAAGCGACAGCCGGGTTGTAAAAGGCCTGGGTGCGTTATTACTTTCACAAATTGATGGCCGCACGGCTACTGAGATTCGAGAGAGAGATCTTTCCCTGTTATTTGCTGAGCTGGGACTCGGTAAGCACTTAAGTGAATCGCGCAGCAATGGTTTTTACGCATTGCTGCAACGTGCTTTGAATCTGGTGGAGCAGACCTCCCATTAA